In Acinetobacter sp. TGL-Y2, a genomic segment contains:
- a CDS encoding serine hydrolase, giving the protein MKKSRKTLMHVLSASVLLSLSSLSFAELVNYAQPTAGQASLNWSSEEASQLLNSDDLEVSEEITPQATTTVTTTIRKSNGVVTQNPSAQTVRILDTSSYSNQPSVNARAALVMDAQTGEVLFSKNTNTALPIASVTKLMTAVVIADAKLNMSENITLQSIDFAGAGGKNSSSTLRAGDTMNRAEALLFALMKSENPAAAALARTYPGGRAAFISAMNSKARSLGMNSSHFVESSGLDPRNVASARDLGILVSTASQYGLIRQFSTTASYDFNLGYRVLKSNNTNALVRNGGWNINISKTGFINEAGRCVVMHTTLNSRPAVVVLLGASNTQARNDDAIRLMNWASKLPKRI; this is encoded by the coding sequence GTGAAAAAGTCCAGAAAAACGTTAATGCATGTACTGAGTGCATCAGTACTACTCAGTTTAAGCTCATTGAGCTTTGCAGAACTTGTTAATTACGCTCAGCCTACAGCAGGTCAAGCTTCGCTGAATTGGTCATCTGAAGAAGCAAGTCAATTATTAAACAGCGATGATCTAGAAGTGTCTGAAGAGATCACGCCGCAAGCCACCACGACGGTGACCACGACGATTCGTAAATCGAATGGTGTGGTAACGCAAAATCCAAGCGCGCAAACGGTTCGAATTTTAGACACCAGTAGTTATAGCAACCAACCTTCTGTCAATGCACGCGCAGCTTTGGTGATGGATGCGCAAACGGGTGAAGTCTTATTCAGTAAGAACACCAATACCGCCTTGCCGATTGCATCTGTGACGAAACTGATGACAGCAGTGGTGATTGCTGACGCAAAACTGAATATGTCTGAAAATATCACCTTGCAAAGTATTGATTTTGCAGGGGCAGGTGGAAAAAATTCAAGTTCAACGCTTCGCGCTGGCGATACCATGAACCGTGCAGAAGCGCTGCTTTTTGCATTAATGAAATCTGAAAACCCAGCAGCAGCTGCACTGGCACGTACCTACCCAGGTGGTCGAGCTGCTTTTATTTCTGCAATGAACAGCAAAGCGCGTTCTCTAGGCATGAATTCGAGTCATTTTGTTGAATCTTCTGGTTTAGACCCACGTAATGTTGCATCAGCACGTGACTTAGGCATTCTGGTCAGTACGGCCTCTCAGTACGGTCTCATCCGTCAGTTTTCAACCACAGCGAGTTATGACTTTAATTTGGGTTATCGCGTATTAAAGTCCAACAACACCAACGCCTTGGTGCGTAATGGCGGTTGGAATATTAATATTTCAAAAACTGGTTTTATTAATGAAGCAGGGCGCTGTGTGGTCATGCACACGACCTTGAACTCACGACCGGCTGTTGTGGTGTTATTGGGGGCAAGCAATACTCAAGCACGTAATGATGATGCTATTCGTTTGATGAATTGGGCAAGCAAATTACCAAAACGTATCTAG
- a CDS encoding IS30 family transposase, whose product MNYTHLTQEERYQIYTLLREGFSTRHIALRLARAPSTICREIKRNRNRNGYFAKHAHKLAKRRHISNHRTVSSSLLQQIESYLALQWSPEQIASHVAISMHSIYRYIQQDKLKGGSLYLHLRFRNQRKRKYGQPETRGMLSNRKSIHDRPHIIEKRSRFGDLEIDTIVGKNQQQSLVSIVDRKTGYLWLKKCSTRKSQAVCEATVDLLAPIKEKLKTITADNGKEFSLHEQIANELEIEFYFADPYSAWQRGTNENTNGLIRQYIRKGSDLNNYTDEYISEITKRLNHRPRKRLGFKSPSQVLLQEHGVALQVLI is encoded by the coding sequence ATGAACTATACTCATCTTACCCAAGAAGAAAGATATCAGATTTATACATTACTACGCGAAGGTTTTTCTACGCGTCATATTGCCCTCAGATTGGCTCGTGCTCCCTCTACAATTTGTAGAGAGATCAAACGTAATCGTAATAGAAATGGCTACTTTGCTAAACATGCTCATAAACTGGCTAAAAGACGCCATATCTCGAATCATAGAACTGTAAGTTCCTCCCTATTGCAACAGATCGAAAGCTATCTTGCTTTGCAATGGAGTCCCGAACAAATCGCTTCTCACGTAGCTATCAGTATGCATTCAATCTATCGATATATTCAGCAAGATAAACTCAAAGGAGGCAGTCTTTATCTTCATTTACGTTTTAGAAATCAACGAAAAAGAAAGTATGGACAACCAGAAACTCGTGGGATGCTCAGTAACCGTAAAAGCATTCACGATAGGCCACACATCATTGAGAAGCGATCACGTTTTGGTGATTTAGAAATAGATACGATTGTGGGCAAAAATCAGCAGCAGTCTTTAGTTTCAATTGTAGATAGGAAAACAGGCTATCTTTGGTTAAAGAAATGTAGCACTCGCAAGAGTCAGGCGGTTTGTGAAGCCACTGTTGACTTGCTGGCTCCAATCAAAGAGAAGTTAAAGACGATTACTGCTGATAATGGCAAGGAATTTAGCCTACATGAACAAATCGCGAATGAACTGGAAATAGAATTCTACTTTGCAGATCCTTACAGTGCATGGCAGAGAGGCACAAATGAGAATACGAATGGTCTGATCAGGCAATACATCAGAAAAGGAAGTGATCTAAATAACTACACGGATGAATATATTTCAGAGATTACTAAGCGTTTGAATCATCGCCCAAGAAAAAGACTCGGATTTAAAAGTCCGAGTCAGGTATTACTCCAAGAACATGGTGTTGCACTTCAAGTGCTAATCTAA
- the thrC gene encoding threonine synthase: MSNANRYTGLVDRYRDRLPVSATTRAISLGEGNTPLIKLENIPGIIGKDVEIYVKYEGLNPTGSFKDRGMTMAVTKAVEEGSKAIICASTGNTSAAAAAYAARAGIKAFVLIPEGKIAMGKMAQAMMYGAITMQIRGNFDDGMRLVKEVADQAPVTIVNSINPYRLQGQKTIAYEIVEALGRAPDYHCLPVGNAGNITAHWMGYTEAVANQPKEQFEAVIYDAETDQFTGPKPAGLPIMAGYQASGAAPFLRGAPVENPETVATAIRIGNPQSWNHAKAVVRDSKGWFDELTDAEILEAQRLLSMYEGVFVEPASAASVGGAIRDIKAGKIKEGSVIVCTVTGNGLKDPDTAIKQCADAVMLSIDATMSQVKESILSNM, translated from the coding sequence ATGTCTAATGCCAACCGTTATACTGGTTTAGTTGACCGTTATCGTGACCGTTTACCCGTGTCTGCAACGACTCGTGCTATTTCTTTGGGTGAAGGTAATACCCCACTGATTAAGCTTGAGAACATTCCAGGCATCATTGGTAAAGATGTTGAAATCTATGTGAAGTACGAAGGTTTAAACCCAACGGGCTCCTTTAAAGACCGTGGTATGACCATGGCAGTGACCAAAGCCGTTGAAGAAGGCTCTAAAGCAATTATCTGCGCCTCTACCGGTAATACCTCAGCTGCCGCGGCTGCCTATGCAGCACGTGCTGGCATCAAAGCCTTTGTGCTCATCCCAGAAGGCAAAATCGCCATGGGTAAAATGGCGCAAGCGATGATGTACGGTGCAATCACCATGCAAATTCGTGGTAACTTCGATGATGGTATGCGTTTGGTGAAAGAAGTGGCTGACCAAGCACCGGTGACGATTGTGAACTCAATCAACCCATACCGTTTACAAGGTCAAAAAACCATTGCTTACGAAATTGTTGAAGCCTTAGGTCGTGCGCCCGATTATCACTGTTTACCTGTCGGTAATGCAGGCAACATCACGGCGCATTGGATGGGTTATACCGAAGCGGTTGCCAATCAGCCGAAAGAGCAGTTTGAAGCGGTGATCTATGATGCTGAAACAGACCAGTTTACAGGACCTAAGCCTGCTGGCTTGCCCATCATGGCAGGTTATCAAGCGTCTGGTGCTGCACCTTTCTTACGTGGCGCTCCAGTTGAAAACCCTGAAACAGTGGCAACAGCCATTCGTATTGGTAATCCGCAAAGCTGGAACCACGCGAAAGCAGTGGTTCGTGATTCAAAGGGTTGGTTTGATGAATTAACGGATGCTGAAATTCTTGAAGCACAGCGCCTTCTTTCGATGTACGAAGGTGTGTTTGTAGAACCAGCTTCTGCGGCATCTGTTGGTGGCGCGATTCGTGACATCAAAGCAGGTAAAATTAAAGAAGGTTCAGTGATCGTATGTACCGTAACTGGGAATGGTTTAAAAGATCCTGATACGGCTATTAAACAGTGTGCAGATGCTGTGATGCTGTCTATTGATGCCACCATGTCTCAAGTCAAAGAATCGATCCTTTCAAACATGTAA
- a CDS encoding homoserine dehydrogenase, which translates to MKPVRLAILGLGTVGGGALKLLQENAAEIRRRTDREIKITHVGTRRPRADLGLADSVKQSADLMEIVRQPDVDIVVEVMGGIHPAYELIMEAMKHGKHVVTANKALLAEHGTALFKAADEYKVQIAYEAAVAGGIPIIKVIREGLAANRIDWLAGIINGTGNFILSEMREKGRTFEDVLAEAQELGYAEADPTFDVEGIDAAHKLTILASCAFGIPLQFDKVFTEGISKITAQDVKYAEDLGFRIKHLGIARRAATGIELRVHPTLIPDDQLIANVNGVKNAVLVQANAVGPTLYYGAGAGAGPTASAVVADVVDIVRDILYTEDGAGTIPQLAFENLSDLPILSREEMTTGYYIRINAEDQMGVLADVTTILSRAGISIDAIMQQPRLKDLIPIVIMTDPIVESKMDEALSQIQALPVIHGEIVRIRLESLDN; encoded by the coding sequence GTGAAACCAGTTCGTCTGGCGATACTCGGTCTTGGAACCGTAGGTGGTGGAGCCCTTAAACTATTACAAGAAAACGCTGCTGAAATTAGACGTCGCACCGATCGTGAAATTAAAATTACCCATGTGGGTACTCGTCGTCCACGCGCAGATCTAGGTCTTGCTGACTCAGTAAAACAAAGTGCTGATTTGATGGAGATTGTACGTCAACCTGATGTGGATATTGTGGTGGAAGTGATGGGTGGTATACACCCTGCTTATGAGCTCATCATGGAAGCGATGAAGCACGGCAAACATGTGGTCACAGCCAATAAAGCCTTACTTGCTGAACACGGTACTGCGCTGTTTAAAGCGGCTGATGAATATAAAGTGCAGATCGCTTATGAAGCCGCTGTTGCTGGCGGTATTCCGATTATTAAAGTGATTCGTGAAGGTTTAGCCGCCAACCGTATCGATTGGTTAGCCGGCATTATCAATGGTACAGGCAATTTCATTCTTTCAGAAATGCGAGAAAAAGGACGTACTTTTGAAGATGTACTTGCTGAGGCACAAGAACTTGGCTATGCCGAAGCAGATCCCACTTTTGATGTTGAAGGAATTGATGCGGCGCATAAGCTGACCATTTTGGCATCCTGTGCTTTCGGTATTCCTTTGCAGTTTGACAAAGTCTTTACTGAAGGGATCAGCAAAATCACGGCACAAGATGTTAAATATGCTGAAGATTTGGGTTTTCGTATTAAACACTTGGGGATTGCACGTCGTGCAGCGACAGGTATTGAACTACGTGTGCATCCCACGCTGATTCCTGATGATCAATTGATTGCAAACGTCAACGGCGTTAAAAATGCAGTCTTGGTACAGGCCAACGCTGTTGGTCCAACCTTGTATTATGGTGCAGGCGCAGGTGCAGGCCCTACAGCATCGGCAGTCGTTGCAGATGTGGTGGATATTGTTCGTGACATTCTTTATACAGAAGATGGTGCGGGTACAATTCCTCAATTGGCATTTGAAAATCTATCCGACTTACCTATTTTAAGTCGTGAAGAAATGACCACCGGATATTACATCCGTATCAACGCTGAAGATCAAATGGGCGTACTTGCTGATGTCACCACGATCTTAAGTCGTGCAGGGATCAGTATTGATGCGATTATGCAACAACCGCGTTTAAAAGACCTTATTCCTATCGTGATTATGACAGACCCTATTGTCGAATCAAAAATGGATGAAGCGCTTTCTCAAATTCAGGCATTACCCGTCATTCATGGCGAAATTGTTCGAATTCGTTTAGAATCGCTTGATAATTAA
- a CDS encoding DsbC family protein, with amino-acid sequence MPFTRSKFVILSALVSCIMLTACSNAEDNKKNDGTLTATAPATGQASNITERNAQQRLIKTLEKNFKTANINAKILDIKPTEVPHLYWVNLEGMAAVYTTTDGKYILQGDLLRLGDKQVQSIGESFQSELSKKMFADLKTEDLIVYPAQGKAKHVVYVFTDISCPYCHKLHEHMDEINRKGIEVRYVAWPRGEQYMPAMESVWCSKDRKTAFDQAIAGVQLPAANCKNPVKDQYQMGLNMGVNGTPAIYSTDGLYLGGYMTADEILSRLNN; translated from the coding sequence ATGCCATTTACCCGTTCAAAATTCGTCATTCTGTCTGCTCTAGTCAGTTGCATCATGCTCACCGCTTGCTCTAACGCTGAAGATAACAAAAAAAATGATGGTACTTTAACGGCCACCGCACCTGCGACGGGTCAAGCTTCGAATATCACTGAACGAAATGCGCAGCAACGCTTAATCAAGACCTTAGAAAAGAATTTTAAAACAGCCAATATCAATGCCAAAATTTTGGATATTAAGCCTACAGAAGTGCCCCATTTATATTGGGTCAATTTAGAAGGCATGGCTGCGGTTTATACCACGACAGATGGAAAATACATTTTACAAGGTGATTTACTGCGCCTGGGTGATAAACAAGTGCAAAGTATTGGTGAGTCATTTCAATCAGAACTCAGCAAAAAAATGTTTGCAGATTTGAAGACTGAAGATTTAATTGTTTACCCAGCTCAAGGTAAAGCCAAACACGTGGTCTATGTATTTACCGATATCAGCTGTCCGTATTGCCATAAACTGCACGAGCATATGGACGAAATCAATCGCAAAGGCATTGAAGTTCGTTATGTAGCATGGCCACGTGGTGAACAATACATGCCAGCGATGGAAAGTGTCTGGTGTAGCAAAGACCGCAAAACAGCGTTCGATCAAGCCATTGCTGGGGTGCAACTGCCTGCTGCAAATTGTAAAAATCCTGTGAAAGATCAATACCAAATGGGTCTGAATATGGGCGTAAATGGTACGCCAGCAATTTACAGTACAGATGGACTATATTTAGGTGGCTATATGACCGCAGATGAAATCTTGAGTCGTTTAAATAACTAA